From the genome of Scytonema hofmannii PCC 7110, one region includes:
- a CDS encoding DEAD/DEAH box helicase, protein MEFTFLDLGLSTERIEQLEKLGFSAPTNIQSQAIPHLLSGRDVVGQSQTGTGKTAAFSLPIIEKIDISQKAVQALILTPTRELAIQVHDAVSEFIGNQGLKTLAIYGGQSIDRQILQLKRGVHIVVGTPGRVIDLLERGCLKLDRVKWMVLDEADEMLSMGFIDDVEKILSQAPEERQTALFSATMPPSIRQLVNRFLNSPVTITVEQPKAAPNKINQVAYIVPRHWTKAKALQPILEMEDPETALIFVRTRRTAAELTSQLQSAGHSVDEYHGDLSQQARERLLIRFRNRQVRWVVATDIAARGLDVDQLSHVINFDLPDSVETYVHRIGRTGRAGKEGTAITLVQPFERRKQQLFERHIKQNWQILSIPTRAQIEAKQLDKLQVQVREALAGERLASFLPIVNELSEKYDPQAIAAAALQITYDQTRPAWLQTEDIPEEEIASPTPKPRLRSNRRGEGGGDRDRHRSSWTAEAGNQEGDKRTPKPKLRTGGGGRRESSNREASGLPKKLGSSAATKESAS, encoded by the coding sequence ATGGAATTTACGTTTCTAGATTTAGGACTTTCCACTGAACGCATTGAGCAGTTAGAAAAATTGGGTTTTAGCGCACCAACTAACATTCAATCACAAGCAATTCCACATCTTTTGTCAGGTCGTGATGTTGTCGGTCAATCCCAAACAGGTACGGGAAAAACGGCTGCATTTTCACTACCGATTATAGAAAAGATTGATATCAGTCAAAAAGCGGTGCAGGCGCTGATTTTAACACCAACTCGTGAATTGGCAATTCAAGTTCACGATGCTGTTAGTGAATTCATTGGCAACCAAGGACTGAAAACTCTAGCTATCTATGGTGGTCAATCAATTGACCGTCAAATTTTACAACTCAAGCGTGGTGTTCATATTGTTGTGGGTACCCCAGGTCGAGTGATAGATTTGCTGGAAAGAGGCTGTCTGAAACTGGATCGAGTCAAGTGGATGGTGTTGGATGAAGCCGATGAAATGTTGAGCATGGGCTTTATTGATGATGTTGAGAAAATTCTGTCGCAAGCTCCAGAAGAACGTCAAACAGCTTTGTTCTCAGCAACAATGCCCCCATCAATCCGTCAGTTGGTGAATAGATTTTTGAATTCCCCAGTGACAATTACTGTTGAGCAACCAAAAGCGGCTCCTAATAAAATTAATCAGGTGGCTTATATAGTCCCCCGTCACTGGACAAAAGCAAAAGCTTTACAGCCCATTCTGGAAATGGAAGATCCAGAAACAGCTTTGATCTTTGTCCGCACCAGACGCACTGCAGCTGAACTGACTAGCCAGCTTCAGTCAGCAGGTCACAGCGTGGATGAATATCATGGCGACTTGTCACAGCAGGCGCGGGAACGGTTGTTAATTAGATTCCGCAATCGCCAAGTACGTTGGGTTGTAGCAACAGATATTGCAGCACGGGGTTTGGACGTTGACCAGTTGTCTCACGTGATCAACTTCGACTTACCCGACAGCGTAGAAACCTACGTCCATAGAATTGGTCGTACAGGACGTGCAGGGAAAGAAGGAACAGCGATTACTTTAGTACAGCCTTTTGAACGTCGCAAGCAGCAACTTTTTGAACGTCATATTAAGCAAAATTGGCAAATTCTGTCGATTCCAACACGGGCGCAAATTGAGGCAAAACAGTTAGACAAACTGCAAGTTCAAGTGCGGGAAGCATTAGCAGGCGAGCGCCTAGCGTCATTCTTGCCAATTGTCAACGAGTTGAGCGAAAAATACGATCCTCAAGCGATCGCAGCTGCAGCGTTGCAAATCACCTACGACCAAACACGTCCTGCTTGGTTGCAAACAGAAGACATTCCAGAAGAAGAGATTGCATCACCAACTCCCAAACCCAGACTGCGGTCAAACCGTCGTGGCGAAGGTGGTGGCGATCGCGATCGGCATCGTTCTTCCTGGACAGCAGAAGCTGGTAACCAAGAAGGAGACAAACGGACTCCCAAACCCAAACTGCGGACAGGTGGTGGGGGGCGTCGCGAGTCTTCCAATCGTGAAGCCTCAGGACTGCCAAAGAAATTAGGTTCTAGTGCAGCTACCAAAGAATCAGCTTCATAA
- the btpA gene encoding photosystem I biogenesis protein BtpA, whose product MDLYQLFKTRTPIIGVVHLLPLPTSPRWGGSLKAAIDRAEQEATALASGGVDGIIVENFFDAPFTKHQVDPAVVSAMTVVTQRIQSLVTVPVGINVLRNDGRSAMAIATCVKAQFIRVNVLTGVMATDQGIIEGDAYQLLRYRRELGSDVKIFADVLVKHARPLSSVNLTTAVEDTIERGLADAVILSGWSTGSPTNLEDLELASAAANGTPVFIGSGASWENIATLLQAADGVIVSSSLKRHGRREQPIDPNRVSQFVEAARKGWNSKGDSKSISSVIR is encoded by the coding sequence GTGGACTTATATCAGCTATTTAAAACCCGAACACCGATTATTGGCGTAGTTCACCTACTACCATTACCTACTTCACCTCGTTGGGGAGGTAGCCTCAAAGCCGCGATCGATCGTGCTGAACAAGAAGCAACCGCTCTAGCAAGTGGAGGAGTTGACGGTATCATAGTGGAAAACTTTTTTGATGCCCCGTTTACCAAACATCAGGTCGATCCAGCTGTTGTGAGTGCCATGACTGTGGTAACGCAGCGAATACAAAGTTTGGTAACCGTACCTGTGGGCATTAATGTTTTGCGGAATGACGGCAGAAGTGCAATGGCGATCGCTACTTGTGTGAAAGCGCAGTTTATCCGCGTGAACGTACTGACAGGCGTAATGGCAACCGACCAAGGCATCATTGAGGGAGACGCTTACCAACTTCTACGTTATCGGCGAGAGTTGGGTAGCGATGTCAAAATTTTCGCCGATGTGCTAGTCAAACACGCCCGTCCGTTGAGTTCAGTGAATCTCACCACTGCTGTCGAGGATACTATTGAACGTGGTTTGGCAGATGCTGTTATTTTGTCCGGTTGGTCTACAGGTAGCCCGACCAACTTAGAAGATTTAGAATTAGCCAGTGCAGCTGCCAATGGAACGCCCGTATTCATAGGTAGTGGAGCTTCTTGGGAAAATATTGCTACACTGTTACAGGCAGCAGATGGTGTCATTGTTTCCAGTTCTCTCAAACGCCACGGTCGCCGCGAACAACCAATAGACCCAAATCGGGTGAGTCAGTTTGTGGAAGCCGCACGTAAAGGCTGGAACTCTAAAGGAGATTCTAAATCTATTTCCTCAGTCATTCGTTAG
- a CDS encoding S8 family serine peptidase yields MNPENKISPAFEPFLAEMGEDDKRDAIVIYEVPPSEGLPPRGRLRELKKRLVQVQQQATIQVAAEIFDDYQEATLDKGYHDEPLAFSTIGSGALPVATVEVTPKTLEALVEQPNVVAILPNQKIHLIQPRKIEYSELFAEESKENFTWGLRQLDIPRLWEKTTGENINVAVLDTGVYAAHPALQKRVKEFVVIDPLGRRINASPAFDCGQHGTHVCGTIAGGKTARGLSIGVAPQANLLVAGVLIGDTTLRTLLEGISWAIERGADIINMSLGLSYYEPLFAEVLDILVNQYGILPVVAIGNENHGNTSSPGNAYNAFSVGAIEKLPDDRVDVAFFSSGASLVFPGVESNSLVTKPDVVAPGAQVYSCIPPTKTPNGTYEYNYMDGTSMATPHIAGAAALLMAAKPTAPVTEIMNALKETAHHPGGTSHRPDNRWGWGVVQPVEALNALS; encoded by the coding sequence ATGAATCCAGAAAACAAAATTTCACCAGCTTTTGAACCTTTTCTTGCTGAAATGGGAGAAGATGACAAACGGGATGCGATTGTGATCTACGAAGTGCCGCCTAGTGAAGGCTTACCACCAAGAGGGCGTCTGCGCGAACTAAAAAAGCGGTTGGTTCAGGTTCAACAACAAGCAACTATTCAGGTAGCGGCTGAAATCTTTGATGATTACCAAGAAGCCACTCTTGACAAAGGATATCACGATGAACCTCTGGCATTTTCTACCATTGGTTCCGGTGCATTGCCAGTAGCAACTGTTGAAGTGACTCCCAAAACTTTGGAGGCTTTGGTAGAACAACCTAATGTTGTTGCTATTTTACCAAATCAAAAAATTCACCTGATTCAGCCACGAAAAATTGAATACTCTGAATTATTCGCTGAGGAAAGTAAAGAAAACTTCACCTGGGGACTCAGACAACTAGATATTCCCAGGCTATGGGAGAAGACCACTGGTGAAAACATCAACGTCGCTGTTTTAGATACGGGCGTGTATGCAGCTCATCCAGCACTCCAGAAACGAGTCAAAGAATTTGTGGTGATCGACCCCCTAGGGAGGCGGATTAATGCATCTCCTGCTTTTGATTGCGGACAGCACGGGACTCATGTTTGTGGAACCATCGCAGGGGGAAAAACTGCTAGAGGTCTATCTATTGGCGTTGCACCGCAAGCTAATTTATTAGTTGCTGGCGTGCTGATTGGGGATACCACTCTGAGAACTTTATTGGAAGGTATATCTTGGGCTATTGAAAGAGGGGCTGATATTATAAATATGTCTTTGGGTCTTAGCTACTACGAACCTCTCTTCGCTGAGGTACTTGACATCCTCGTGAACCAGTATGGTATTTTACCAGTAGTAGCGATCGGCAACGAGAACCACGGTAATACTAGCTCACCTGGTAATGCATATAATGCCTTCAGTGTGGGTGCAATAGAAAAACTGCCAGACGACAGGGTTGATGTCGCTTTCTTTAGTAGCGGGGCAAGCCTTGTGTTTCCTGGAGTGGAGTCCAACAGTTTGGTAACAAAGCCAGACGTTGTTGCCCCAGGTGCTCAGGTCTACTCATGCATACCACCGACGAAAACACCAAACGGAACCTACGAGTATAACTATATGGATGGCACTTCTATGGCAACCCCACATATTGCGGGTGCGGCAGCACTGTTAATGGCGGCTAAGCCAACAGCACCTGTCACAGAAATTATGAATGCACTGAAGGAAACGGCACACCATCCAGGCGGAACCAGCCATCGTCCCGATAATCGTTGGGGATGGGGAGTGGTGCAGCCCGTGGAAGCGTTAAACGCTCTTAGTTGA
- a CDS encoding type I restriction endonuclease, whose translation MVQTIQAKDINLAQLGETFGLERIEDEQFFREWQDNLPELSDLEKQLLDEVRYEFLHLSQYEILEPVVKMVVLSPLLRLAGFYRPPFYIAAEKGIEIISRDEDTIVRGQIDILVFHPRFWIITVEAKRAQYSLEAAIPQALAYMLGNPDSEKPVFGFVTNGREFQFLKLTRQDQPKYALSYTLSLNRGNDLHNVLRALKRFGQIAIDFGF comes from the coding sequence ATGGTTCAAACTATACAGGCAAAAGATATTAATTTAGCTCAATTAGGAGAAACATTTGGGTTAGAACGTATAGAGGACGAACAGTTTTTTCGAGAATGGCAAGATAATTTACCAGAACTGAGTGACTTGGAGAAGCAACTTCTCGACGAAGTTAGATACGAGTTTCTTCATTTATCGCAGTATGAAATACTAGAACCTGTCGTCAAAATGGTTGTGTTGTCACCTTTATTGAGATTAGCGGGTTTTTATCGTCCGCCTTTTTACATTGCGGCTGAAAAGGGGATAGAAATTATATCCAGAGATGAGGATACAATTGTACGCGGACAAATTGATATTTTAGTCTTTCATCCTCGTTTTTGGATTATTACAGTTGAAGCAAAACGAGCACAATACTCTTTAGAGGCTGCAATTCCTCAAGCCTTGGCATATATGTTAGGTAATCCTGACTCTGAAAAACCTGTGTTTGGTTTTGTTACGAATGGCAGAGAATTCCAATTTCTGAAATTGACTAGACAAGATCAACCAAAATATGCTTTATCTTATACACTATCATTGAATCGTGGTAACGATTTACATAACGTGTTGAGAGCATTAAAACGGTTTGGACAGATAGCGATTGATTTTGGATTTTAG
- the rimO gene encoding 30S ribosomal protein S12 methylthiotransferase RimO, producing the protein MGDKPTIAISHLGCEKNRIDTEHMLGLLVEAGYSVDTNEELAEYVIVNTCSFIEAAREESVRTLVELAEAEKKIVITGCMAQHFQEQLLEELPEAVAVVGTGDYHKIVDVIQKVEQGHRVKFVSEQPTYIADETTPRYRTTTEGVAYLRVAEGCDYRCAFCIIPHLRGNQRSRSIESVVTEAQQLASQGVKEIILISQITTNYGTDIYGKPKLAELLRALGKVDVPWIRMHYAYPTGLTPDVIAVIKQNNNVLPYLDLPLQHSHPEILRAMNRPWQGRVNDAIIERIKDELPEAVLRTTFIVGFPGESDEHFEHLLQFVKRHEFDHVGVFTFSPEEGTPAYNLPNQISQEIMDERRNAVMELQQPISLKKNQQEIGKVVDVLIEQEHPETGELAGRSGRFAPEVDGQVFVKGNARLGAIVPVTIQNADAYDLYGQIANS; encoded by the coding sequence ATGGGTGACAAGCCAACAATAGCAATTTCTCACCTAGGATGCGAGAAAAATAGAATTGATACAGAGCATATGCTAGGGCTGCTTGTAGAAGCAGGTTACAGCGTAGATACTAATGAAGAGTTAGCAGAATACGTTATAGTTAATACGTGTAGTTTTATTGAAGCAGCACGAGAAGAATCTGTCAGAACTCTAGTAGAATTGGCAGAAGCAGAGAAAAAAATCGTTATCACAGGCTGTATGGCGCAGCACTTCCAAGAACAGTTATTGGAAGAGTTGCCAGAAGCCGTAGCAGTGGTGGGAACGGGAGATTATCATAAGATAGTCGATGTGATTCAGAAAGTAGAACAAGGTCATCGGGTTAAGTTCGTTAGCGAACAACCGACCTACATTGCTGATGAAACAACACCCCGTTACCGTACCACAACGGAGGGCGTAGCTTATCTACGGGTTGCGGAAGGGTGTGATTATCGCTGCGCGTTTTGCATTATTCCTCATCTGCGCGGAAACCAACGTTCTCGTTCGATAGAATCAGTCGTTACCGAGGCTCAGCAATTAGCTAGTCAAGGGGTAAAGGAAATCATTCTGATTTCCCAAATTACCACCAATTACGGTACAGATATTTATGGCAAGCCGAAGTTAGCTGAACTGCTTCGTGCTTTGGGGAAGGTTGATGTTCCGTGGATACGCATGCACTATGCTTATCCCACTGGTCTCACTCCCGATGTGATAGCGGTAATTAAACAAAACAATAATGTCTTACCCTACCTGGATTTACCTTTACAACACTCCCATCCAGAAATTCTTCGTGCCATGAATCGTCCTTGGCAAGGAAGAGTAAATGATGCGATTATTGAACGTATCAAGGATGAACTACCGGAAGCTGTGCTGCGAACAACGTTTATCGTTGGGTTTCCAGGTGAAAGTGATGAGCATTTTGAGCATCTGTTGCAATTCGTTAAACGCCATGAATTCGATCATGTAGGTGTCTTTACTTTTTCGCCAGAAGAAGGAACACCCGCCTACAACTTACCAAATCAGATCTCTCAAGAAATCATGGATGAGCGGCGAAACGCGGTGATGGAACTTCAACAGCCAATTTCTCTCAAGAAAAATCAGCAAGAAATTGGCAAAGTTGTGGACGTTCTGATTGAGCAAGAACATCCTGAAACAGGAGAATTAGCGGGTCGTTCTGGTAGATTTGCGCCGGAAGTAGATGGGCAGGTGTTTGTTAAAGGAAATGCCCGGTTAGGAGCGATCGTACCAGTGACTATCCAAAACGCTGATGCTTATGACCTTTACGGTCAAATTGCCAATAGTTAG
- a CDS encoding NAD(P)/FAD-dependent oxidoreductase, which produces MTNPQSLIPNHQSPTYDWIVVGAGIAGAALAYELVKKGYAVLLLEQHATPQNATRYSYGGVAFWSGTTPLTKQLCTEGIARHQILPEELDFDTEFRELDLLLTIPVDINPKEVAASYTRFAISPTLLNVKEACELEPLLNPNAIAGALTVKHGHIHPDKTTQGYITAFLRAGGEMKIEQVTNLYPQSLCLEGRNALRPYSPNLLKFTEVQTTTKTYYSANTVVCAGGLSRQLFQSSNVSIKLYFTHAEMLETPPVDSIQLRTLVMPANLKRFQLETESSKNDGVWTQPDCEVVPPILDTGAIQFKDGSFRFGQMSRAITNPFAHIDSAESEATMREGLKKILPILGDLPGTWHRCLVSFSHDALPLVGLVSEHERLYVFSGFSNPFAIVPPLAQRFANWVSGGKDEIILKLCPQRL; this is translated from the coding sequence ATGACTAATCCCCAATCCCTAATCCCCAATCACCAATCCCCAACATACGATTGGATTGTTGTTGGTGCTGGTATTGCGGGTGCTGCGCTTGCTTATGAACTTGTCAAAAAGGGATATGCAGTTCTGTTATTAGAACAACACGCGACGCCACAAAATGCTACTAGATATAGTTATGGTGGAGTTGCATTTTGGTCTGGTACAACTCCTCTTACCAAACAATTGTGTACTGAAGGCATTGCACGCCATCAAATCCTACCGGAAGAATTAGACTTTGACACTGAATTTCGAGAATTAGATTTACTTTTAACAATTCCTGTTGACATCAATCCAAAAGAGGTGGCGGCGTCTTACACTCGCTTTGCCATTTCTCCAACATTACTCAACGTGAAAGAAGCGTGCGAACTAGAACCTTTATTGAACCCAAATGCGATCGCAGGTGCTTTAACTGTCAAACACGGTCACATTCACCCAGACAAAACAACTCAAGGTTATATTACAGCTTTTTTGCGTGCTGGAGGTGAAATGAAGATCGAGCAGGTGACAAACCTTTACCCCCAATCATTATGCTTGGAGGGGCGCAATGCCTTGCGCCCCTACTCCCCAAATTTGTTGAAGTTTACGGAAGTACAGACCACTACAAAAACGTACTATAGTGCTAACACTGTTGTTTGTGCGGGTGGTCTCAGCAGACAATTATTTCAGTCATCTAACGTTTCAATTAAGTTGTATTTCACTCACGCGGAAATGCTCGAAACCCCACCTGTAGATAGTATACAACTGCGTACTTTGGTTATGCCCGCAAATCTCAAACGGTTTCAGTTGGAGACTGAATCTTCTAAAAATGATGGGGTTTGGACACAACCTGATTGTGAAGTTGTACCGCCCATTCTTGACACAGGGGCTATTCAATTCAAAGATGGTAGCTTCCGATTTGGTCAGATGAGTCGCGCAATAACAAACCCCTTCGCTCATATTGATTCGGCAGAAAGCGAAGCAACAATGCGAGAGGGGCTGAAAAAAATATTGCCAATTTTGGGGGATTTGCCAGGAACTTGGCATCGCTGTTTGGTGTCATTCAGTCATGATGCACTTCCCTTGGTTGGTCTTGTCTCAGAGCACGAACGTCTCTACGTTTTTTCTGGCTTCAGCAATCCCTTCGCGATCGTACCGCCCTTGGCTCAACGTTTTGCTAACTGGGTGTCTGGAGGAAAAGACGAAATAATTCTTAAGTTGTGTCCCCAACGCTTGTAA
- a CDS encoding putative toxin-antitoxin system toxin component, PIN family, with protein MFDSCILVAALRSRRGASFLVLSAIRQRVIAGVLSSALFLEYADVLKRDQNLQQFWTTPEEINVVLGVLADVLKPVPIYFQWRPQLRDPNDEMVLECAINAQASAIVTFNERDFLPAAQQFGIEVIQPGVLVRSLNLRERFSQ; from the coding sequence GTGTTCGATAGCTGTATTCTGGTTGCTGCGCTGCGCTCTCGGCGGGGCGCTAGTTTTCTCGTTTTAAGCGCCATTCGACAGCGAGTCATTGCAGGGGTTCTCTCATCCGCTTTATTCTTAGAGTATGCCGATGTGTTAAAGCGAGATCAAAACCTACAACAGTTTTGGACAACGCCTGAAGAGATCAATGTGGTGCTAGGAGTGCTTGCAGATGTGTTGAAGCCAGTCCCAATCTATTTTCAGTGGCGACCTCAACTCAGAGATCCCAACGATGAAATGGTTCTAGAATGTGCAATTAATGCCCAAGCATCTGCAATCGTCACCTTCAACGAACGAGATTTCTTACCAGCCGCACAACAATTTGGAATTGAAGTGATTCAGCCTGGAGTATTGGTGCGATCGTTAAATTTAAGGGAGCGTTTCAGCCAATGA